The following are encoded together in the Dama dama isolate Ldn47 chromosome 29, ASM3311817v1, whole genome shotgun sequence genome:
- the LOC133048662 gene encoding interferon beta-2-like, with protein MTYWCLLQMALLLCFSTTALSMNYSLLRLQQRRSDTVCQKLLRQLPSTPQHCLEVRMDFQVPEEMRQAQQFRKEDAVLVIYEMLQQIFGILTRDFSSTGWSETIVEDLLVELQGQMDHLEPIQKEIMQKKNFTMGDMTVPHLKKYYLNLVEYLKSKDYNSCAWAVVRAEMLRNFSFLKSLTGYLRD; from the coding sequence ATGACCTACTGGTGCCTCCTCCAGATGGCTCTCCTGCTGTGTTTCTCCACCACAGCTCTCTCCATGAACTACAGCTTGCTTCGATTGCAGCAAAGGAGGAGTGACACGGTGTGTCAGAAGCTCCTGCGGCAGTTACCTTCAACTCCTCAACATTGCCTCGAGGTCAGGATGGACTTCCAGGTCCCTGAGGAGATGAGGCAAGCACAGCAGTTCCGGAAGGAAGATGCCGTATTGGTCATCTATGAGATGCTCCAGCAGATCTTCGGTATTCTCAccagagacttctccagcactgGCTGGTCTGAGACCATCGTTGAGGACCTCCTTGTGGAACTCCAAGGGCAGATGGACCATCTGGAGCCAATCCAGAAGGAAATCATGCAGAAGAAAAACTTCACTATGGGAGACATGACTGTTCCTCACCTGAAGAAATATTACTTAAACCTCGTGGAGTACCTGAAGTCCAAGGACTACAACAGCTGTGCCTGGGCAGTCGTGAGAGCGGAAATGCTCAGGAACTTTTCTTTCCTCAAGAGCCTAACCGGGTACCTCCGTGACTGA